The Colletotrichum higginsianum IMI 349063 chromosome 2, whole genome shotgun sequence genome has a segment encoding these proteins:
- a CDS encoding C6 zinc finger protein: MQHRLPSMTNHVSLVTRFALDHKPQLTRASKPKVRTGCITCRHRRVKCDEGRPACSACLKYQGHCGGYKSNATQKPSRSDQLRPILPRLAGRKADNGFLLEPNYTSLVFADQLEKDHFDYWLAFTGTTVLFQSDLLTQVIPQLSWKDPAIKHAALAIGASALGGSTRTERMLGKGRFTSDSLVHYGKALNLLYTSPMSPERTLLACLLFITFESLRGNKAAGLSHINHGSRILEQYNPQDVDPSPLLDEVMTSFQHFGLQSWSHGGTHPKETDSRVPWCCRGRRTRYAVQEMPSAFANLETARRWWNIVRHHLEHHAPLHTGFRVEGSSATTVQRPPPDYASPESQQHIRSFARFLDAWNLAFQPLAIKAESGRATDIAGYLKALSLRIHYLHMWSGIRTAGWTDVEDIGRVTPVFRDIVALSREFLSAQGARQLLAPNGEMFTLEDSPTWPLGSAFLMCAVREVKDEVIRLFKEYPRRDGLWDTHGFLVMMEWLNGMTSAGYAVDERRHVAECDVVFREHSVMLQKKLWDPAASKWIYSGASFSIL; the protein is encoded by the exons ATGCAGCACCGACTACCAAGCATGACGAATCATGTCTCGCTTGTTACGAGGTTCGCCCTTGACCACAAGCCCCAGCTCACAAGGGCCAGCAAGCCCAAAGTTCGCACTGGGTGTATCACCTGCAG ACACCGCCGCGTCAAGTGCGACGAAGGCAGGCCGGCCTGCTCAGCCTGTCTCAAGTATCAAGGCCATTGCGGGGGATACAAAAGCAATGCAACACAGAAACCTTCACGTTCAGATCAACTTCGACCAATATTGCCGAGATTGGCTGGCAGGAAGGCCGACAACGGCTTTCTCTTAGAGCCAAACTACACGTCTCTCGTGTTCGCCGATCAGCTGGAAAAGGACCACTTCGACTACTGGCTCGCCTTCACTGGAACCACGGTGCTCTTTCAGTCTGACCTGCTCACACAAGTTATCCCTCAACTGTCCTGGAAAGATCCTGCGATAAAACACGCTGCCCTCGCGATCGGCGCGTCGGCCCTCGGCGGGAGCACGAGAACGGAGCGAATGCTTGGCAAAGGGAGGTTCACTTCAGACTCGCTCGTGCACTATGGCAAGGCTCTGAATCTCTTATACACATCACCTATGTCGCCTGAGAGAACTTTGCTGGCATGTCTCCTATTCATCACCTTCGAGAGCCTCCGGGGGAACAAGGCAGCCGGGCTGAGCCACATTAACCACGGCTCTCGAATCCTGGAGCAGTACAACCCCCAGGATGTCGATCCGAGCCCCTTGCTTGACGAGGTCATGACCAGCTTCCAGCATTTTGGCCTCCAATCTTGGAGTCACGGCGGCACTCACCCCAAAGAGACGGACAGTCGGGTGCCGTGGTGCTGCCGTGGACGAAGGACGCGATATGCCGTCCAGGAGATGCCCTCGGCCTTTGCGAATCTGGAGACGGCTCGCCGATGGTGGAATATTGTCCGACATCACCTCGAGCACCACGCGCCACTACACACCGGGTTTCGGGTTGAAGGGTCATCCGCCACAACAGTCCAGCGACCGCCACCGGATTACGCCTCACCTGAGTCTCAGCAGCATATTCGGAGCTTCGCCCGCTTTCTCGACGCCTGGAACCTGGCGTTCCAGCCGCTTGCCATCAAAGCAGAGTCCGGCAGAGCCACGGATATCGCAGGCTATCTCAAGGCGCTCAGTCTGAGGATTCACTATCTGCATATGTGGAGCGGAATACGCACCGCGGGGTGGACAGATGTGGAGGACATCGGTCGCGTCACGCCGGTTTTCCGCGACATAGTCGCTCTCAGCCGAGAGTTCTTGTCGGCGCAGGGCGCCCGGCAGCTCCTCGCGCCAAACGGGGAGATGTTCACATTGGAAGACAGCCCGACGTGGCCCCTCGGGTCCGCATTTCTCATGTGCGCGGTGCGTGAAGTGAAGGACGAGGTGATCAGGCTGTTCAAAGAGTACCCCCGACGTGACGGCCTCTGGGATACGCACGGATTCCTGGTTATGATGGAGTGGCTGAACGGGATGACATCCGCTGGTtatgccgtcgacgagcggcGTCACGTCGCCGAATgcgacgtcgtcttccgcgAGCACTCGGTCATGCTGCAAAAGAAGCTGTGGGACCCTGCAGCGTCGAAGTGGATATATAGCGGCGCAAGTTTCAGTATTCTTTGA
- a CDS encoding Ricin-type beta-trefoil lectin domain-containing protein, with translation MIPQAATFLAYATLLATASPVIQRRVVTELNEEATKEAHQRDDTATRAFSDIQIKTADGRCLFVDKLSGDFRANLTPIQVADCGAKDGQGWDVITAGKHNDQPNTMLIVSTLTQACFNFDPRRPAGNQVNLFSCGGRAAGEGLVTDSQLFALETGAGPSTFQPKNAKGKCFTVKDNAVDVADCVAGDKAQSFSFGSAAGGAAGGGENGAQKPGPSTTAAAVATGNPVADCGGGEKTVTMTITATVSPGQGNAGNAGNNRNTGNLPVATLAPEVTSASASTPPAASTAPAAGNGNGNGNGGGNGGTDGGQQGNIPAANPTTPVPVSRAGGILNPTAAAEAHEFDATAKRAFTKVAIRAPNGQCLSVDPTAGDFRQNLIPVGLAACDGAAANQQFDVVTSGKHNDGKDNGALVVSSLTNGCVSTDGRRAAGDTVTIFSCGGRAAGEGRTDAGQLVRIFGDSFLWSPVNNAASCVVPGDQGRLVTAACKGDNSETYTIVA, from the exons ATGATCCCCCAGGCGGCGACCTTTTTGGCTTACGCCACCCTCCTCGCCACGGCAAGCCCCGTTATCCAGCGCAGAGTCGTCACCGAGCTCAACGAGGAGGCCACCAAGGAAGCGCACCAGCGCGACGACACGGCCACCCGCGCCTTTTCCGATATCCAAatcaagacggccgacggCAGGTGTCTGTTCGTCGACAAGCTGTCGGGCGACTTCCGGGCGAACCTGACCCCGATCCAGGTCGCCGACTGCGGGGCCAAGGACGGCCAGGGCTGGGATGTCATTACCGCCGGAAAGCACAATGACCAGCCCAACACGATGCTCATTGTGAGCACTCTG ACGCAAGCGTGCTTCAATTTTGACCCGCGCCGTCCGGCGGGCAACCAGGTCAACCTCTTCTCGTGCGGCGGAcgcgcggccggcgagggcctcgtgACGGACTCGCAGCTGTTCGCGCTAGAGACGGGCGCGGGCCCCTCGACGTTCCAGCCCAAGAACGCCAAGGGGAAATGTTTCACAGTCAAGGACAACGCAGTGGACGTGGCGGACTGCGTCGCCGGCGATAAAGCGCAGTCATTTTCGTTCGGGTCTGCTGCGggtggtgccgccggcggcggggaaaACGGCGCTCAGAAACCCGGCCCTTCGACGACCGCTGCGGCCGTGGCTACTGGGAATCCGGTGGCCGActgtggcggcggcgagaagacTGTCACCATGACGATCACGGCCACGGTCAGCCCGGGCCAAGGCAACGCCGGCAACGCGGGCAACAACAGAAACACTGGCAACCTCCCCGTGGCCACACTCGCGCCCGAGGTGACTTCCGCATCGGCTTCGACACCACCTGCCGCCTCGACTGCCCCCGCTGCTGGAAATGGAAACGGAAACGGAAACGGAGGTggcaacggcggcaccgACGGCGGTCAACAAGGAAACATCCCCGCCGCCAACCCCACGACCCCCGTCCCCGTCTctcgcgccggcggcatcctcaacccgacggcggcggccgaggcgcacGAATTCGACGCGACCGCCAAGCGGGCCTTTACAAAGGTGGCCATCCGCGCGCCCAACGGACAGTGTCTCTCGGTGGACCCGACGGCGGGCGACTTCCGACAGAACCTCATCCCCGTGGGCCTGGCGGCGtgcgacggcgcggcggcgaaccAGCAGTTCGACGTGGTCACCAGCGGGAAGCACAACGACGGCAAGGACAACGGGGCGCTGGTGGTCAGCAGCCTGACGAACGGGTGCGTCAGCACggacgggcggcgggcggcgggggacACGGTGACGATCTTCTCgtgcggcgggcgggcggcgggcgagggccggACGGACGCCGGGCAGCTGGTGAGGATCTTTGGGGATAGTTTCCTGTGGTCGCCTGTCAATAACGCGGCTTCGTGCGTGGTGCCTGGGGACCAGGGGCGGCTGGTCACGGCGGCGTGTAAGGGGGACAACAGCGAGACGTATACCATCGTCGCCTGA
- a CDS encoding Ankyrin repeat-containing protein — translation MLFPLFIALLLNPFQPSEGSPTFQENHRVNYVPNFIDAGNGPQIVAPDTPYVAAAGRNQLYFIDTRFDPETAKHIKEQIEWASVLAGPEDVIKIDEISATAEVRNSRTNKTLFVFDPSYARVLFAKGINKRNPELQLPEHEPAGEWLVTYDNVNPFTKSKGSCYDYGCNTRTEC, via the coding sequence ATGCTTTTCCCGCTGTTCATCGCCCTACTTCTGAACCCGTTCCAACCAAGCGAGGGTTCGCCGACCTTCCAAGAGAACCATCGTGTCAACTACGTACCGAACTTCATCGACGCAGGGAACGGCCCCCAGATTGTGGCACCAGACACGCCATACGTGGCAGCAGCGGGCCGAAACCAGCTGTACTTCATCGACACCCGGTTCGATCCTGAGACTGCGAAGCACATCAAGGAGCAGATTGAGTGGGCGAGTGTTTTGGCAGGCCCTGAAGACGTCATCAAAATTGACGAGATTTCGGCTACGGCGGAAGTCAGAAATAGTCGGACAAACAAAACACTGTTCGTCTTCGACCCCAGCTACGCCAGGGTGCTGTTTGCAAAAGGAATCAACAAGCGTAACCCAGAGCTTCAATTGCCTGAGCATGAGCCCGCTGGCGAATGGCTGGTGACCTACGATAATGTTAACCCGTTCACGAAGAGCAAAGGGTCATGCTACGACTACGGCTGTAACACTCGCACAGAATGTTAA
- a CDS encoding Magnesium and cobalt transporter CorA has protein sequence MSSDSADCFGATMSKTVSEPEDRSRTVRFPSLEIDTHDYATSPTSPTKTRASAAPPRDTIGAPLTRTSTDKTLSPLRRRAGTFKPVEDYGDFDMSRPGWQPGSEPGFDPNKSDGGHASMPTLRADCEISVFDFSQANMVQHKFGNDDFIEFLKKPQEPWVKSRWINVNGLSWDVIQACGQYYKLHKLAIEDIMNTRNRTKADWYANHAFIVLTLQKLVLLLDDDSSSSSSSSSDDDSDDGASLRTSKSVKGMKKLKRAFTMGAKPRQDPEVGRQAAGRPTVVTQSSGYQLNHHTSGLSQLPPTAFVRTLQRYHASANEVRTEYMETHSSLISRGLAVSAEQVPIFLTSDNTVISFFEMSAEDIERPITIRLGDPSTILRQSCDASLVVQAIIDAIIDLAMPLTAVYSDVIGDLELDVLTSPSIKQTRSLYICVSEINKMLTFLNPIDNLVNVLRDHRTELSQDEAARQLQNPASGVIVTPLTHTYLGDVLDHCVIITESMQQIKRSADNLIDLIFNTISANQNESMKQLTIITIIFLPLTFLTGYFGQNFEDFPEIGNKWGIRFFWIIACPVVFCTILIMMRSWIWSWCVSFWQKRKISAERKKQKKRRARRARRRAKAD, from the exons ATGTCGTCTGACTCTGCCGACTGCTTCGGCGCAACAATGTCAAAAACCGTCAGCGAACCCGAAGACCGCTCGCGTACCGTTCGATTCCCCTCGCTCGAGATCGACACCCACGACTATGCCACCTCCCCGACCTCGCCCACGAAAACCCGCGCGTCTGCCGCTCCCCCCCGCGACACCATCGGTGCGCCTCTCACCCGCACGTCCACCGACAAGACCCTATCCCCGCTGCGACGCCGAGCCGGCACCTTCAAGCCCGTCGAAGACTATGGCGACTTTGACATGTCGCGCCCTGGCTGGCAGCCCGGCTCCGAGCCCGGCTTCGACCCCAACAAGTCGGACGGCGGCCATGCATCCATGCCCACCCTCCGCGCAGACTGCGAAATCTCCGTCTTCGACTTCAGCCAGGCCAACATGGTCCAGCACAAGTTTGGCAATGACGACTTCATAGAGTTTCTGAAAAAGCCCCAGGAGCCTTGGGTCAAGAGCCGCTGGATCAACGTCAACGGCCTCAGCTGGGACGTCATCCAAGCCTGTGGCCAGTACTACAAGCTGCATAAGCTGGCCATCGAGGACATCATGAACACGAGAAACCGCACAAAGGCCGACTGGTACGCTAACCACGCCTTCATCGTCCTGACCCTGCAGAAGCTggtgctcctcctcgacgacgacagcagcagcagcagtagcagcagcagcgacgacgactcggacgacggcgccagcCTTAGAACCAGCAAGTCCGTCAAGGGCATGAAGAAGCTGAAGCGCGCATTTACCATGGGCGCCAAGCCGCGTCAGGACCCCGAAGTCGGCAGACAAGCCGCCGGTAGGCCTACCGTCGTGACCCAGAGCAGCGGCTATCAGCTCAACCACCACACGAGCGGCCTCTCCCAGCTGCCACCGACGGCCTTTGTCCGCACCCTCCAGCGCTACCACGCCTCTGCCAACGAGGTCCGCACCGAGTACATGGAAACGCACTCCTCCCTCATCTCGCGTGGCCTAGCCGTCTCCGCCGAGCAGGTCCCCATTTTCCTCACCTCGGATAACACCGTCATCTCCTTCTTCGAGATGTCCGCCGAGGACATTGAGCGCCCCATCACCATCCGCTTGGGCGATCCCTCGACGATCCTGAGGCAGTCGTGCGATGCCTCGCTCGTCGTGcaggccatcatcgacgccatcatcgacctcGCCATGCCCCTGACGGCCGTTTACAGCGACGTCatcggcgacctcgagctcgacgtgcTCACGTCCCCGAGCATTAAGCAAACGCGTAGCCTGTACATCTGTGTCAGCGAGATCAACAAGATGCTCACCTTCCTCAACCCcatcgacaacctcgtcaaCGTGTTGCGCGACCACCGCACCGAGCTGTCgcaggacgaggccgcccgcCAGCTGCAGAACCCGGCCagcggcgtcatcgtcacgCCCCTCACTCACACCTACCTCGGCGACGTGCTCGATCACTgcgtcatcatcaccgagAGCATGCAGCAGATCAAGCGCTCCGCCGACAACCTCATCGACCTCATCTTCAATACCATCTCGGCGAACCAGAACGAGAGCATGAAGCAGCtgaccatcatcaccatcatctttCTGCCCTTGACCTTCTTGACCGGGTATTTTGGTCAAAACTTTGAAGACTTTCCCGAAATCGGCAATAAATGGGGCATTCGGTTTTT TTGGATCATTGCCTGTCCGGTCGTCTTCTGTACCATACTCATTATGATGCGCTCCTGGATCTGGTCCTGGTGCGTATCCTTTTGGCAGAAGCGTAAGATTAGTGCCGAGAgaaagaagcagaagaagagaagggccaggagggcgaggaggagggccaaAGCGGATTAG
- a CDS encoding Thioesterase superfamily protein produces MSSTPSQPPPAPAVAAESDPATFAHIENYISTRCNASPIYAFLFHPGLRLTHASKGLIIARLPVAANHLNTAGSIHGSVSATIVDWAGGLAIASWDLRDATGVSVDINISYLSGAKVGDEIEIEGRVEKVGGSLAFTHVNIYKVAADGTRGATVANGRHTKFVRSR; encoded by the coding sequence ATGTCCTCCACACCGTCCCAgcccccgcccgcccccgccgtcgccgcggaATCGGACCCGGCCACTTTCGCCCACATCGAGAACTACATCTCGACGCGCTGCAACGCATCCCCCATCTACgccttcctcttccacccGGGCCTCCGGCTGACGCACGCCTCCAAGGGCCTCATCATTGCGCGCCTCCCCGTCGCCGCGAACCACCTCAACACCGCCGGCAGCATCCACGGCAGCGTCTCGGCCACTATCGTCGACTgggccggcggcctcgccatcGCGTCCTGGGACCTGCGCGACGCGACGGGCGTCAGCGTCGACATCAACATCAGCTATCTCTCGGGTgccaaggtcggcgacgagatcgagatcgagggccgcgtcgagaaggtcggcggcagcctggCATTCACGCACGTCAACATCTACAAGGTCGCCGCTGACGGGACGCGGggcgccaccgtcgccaatggccgGCACACCAAGTTCGTGAGGAGCCGGTGA